The genomic DNA AGGTCTGAAGCAGTGCGTCCCTGTTGCCAGGTCCCCGGCCTCCGTACCGGGGGTGTGCGTCACGCGTATTGACGCTGCACTGCCATATTCAATTAACTACGCGTGGGCTGTTCCCTGGTGTCAGGGGCCCTCTATCCGGTGCCCGTAAGGACCCCGGCGTTAGAGCGGCTGATTAGCCCTGGCGCTGCTTGTGGCGCGGGTTCTCGCAGATCACCATGACTCGACCGTTACGGCGAATCACCTTGCACTTATCGCAGATCTGCTTGACGCTCGGCTGGACCTTCATGGTTTTCCTTTGCGTGGTTGCAGGGTTGAGCTTCAACGGGCGGCCAACCGGCAGTGCCGGCTGGCTTTCCGTCTTTGCAGCGGTTTATTTGTAGCGGTAGACGATCCGACCCCGGGTGAGGTCGTACGGGCTAAGTTCCACTACAACGCGGTCTCCTGGGAGGATGCGAATGTAGTGTTGACGCATCTTTCCCGAGATGTGTGCGAGCACAATGTGGCCGTTGGCCAGCTCAACGCGGAACATCGCGTTGGGCAGGGCTTCGTTGACCGAGCCCTCGATCTCAATGACGCCGTCTTTCTTGGCCATATCCTCCGCTAACGTCTGTGTCCCCGGCTAAGACCGGAAACGGTTTTCGATTGTGGCTTTCCCTGCCGTATCCGCCCGCCGATCCCGGGGCACAAGCCATCGAGATCGGTCAATCAGGGCACAAACGTAGAGACAACCAACAGATAACTCTACGGGAAGAGGCCGCATAAGTTAAATCGCTGCCGCTGTCCAGTTTCCCAGGTACCGTTTTGCACCGCAGTTGCAATGGCGGAAAAGACTGCAGGCCCCGCTCCCCAAAGGGAACGGAGCCTGCAGTCCTTGTCCGGTATCCGGCTGCTAGGGAATCGGGACCGGTGTGACACCGAGCGGTTCGAGCCGGGAGGCCCCGCCGTCCGGAGCCGTCAGCACCCAGATTCCCTTTTCATGGATGGCCACCGAGTGCTCCCACTGGCTGGACCGGCTGCCGTCAACCGTGATGACCGTCCAGTCATCCTCAAGGGTTTTGGTTTCGATCCCGCCACGCACGAGCATGGGCTCAATGGCCAGGCACAGCCCGGGCCGCAGCTTCGGTCCGCGATGGCTGGTGCGGTAGTTCAGGACGTCCGGCGCCTGGTGCATTTCGGTTCCGATGCCGTGTCCGACATAGTCCTCGAGGATGCCCAGCCGCTTGCCCGGCACGGAGCTGACATAGTCATCAACCGCCGCACCGATATCGCCCACGAATTTACCCTTGGCTGCGGCGGCAATACCGTGCCACATGGCGTTTTCGGTGACATCCGAGAGACGCTGGTCCTCGGGGTCGGGCGTGCCCACGATCACCGTGCGTGCCGAGTCCGAATGCCAGCCGCGGACTACTGCGCCCCCGTCAATGGAAATGATGTCGCCCTCCTGCAGCACCCGGTCCCCCGGGATGCCGTGGACAACTTCCTCATTCACCGAAGTGCAGACCGTTGCGGGGTAGTCGTAATAGCCAAGGAAATTGGAGGTGGCTCCGGCTTCCTTCAGCACCCCGGCGAAAACCGCGTCGATTTCCCGCGTGCTGACTCCTACCTCTGCGGATTTCACGGCCGCGTCGAGTGCGGAGATCAGCACCAGGCCGGCTTCGCGCATGATGCGCATCTGCTCGTTGGTTTTGTATTGGATTCGAGGCTGGCCGAACATGTGTCTTCTAACTTTCTGGCGGATAACTTTTAGCGCAGGTCCTTCAGTGCTTCCATCACGCGCTCGGTGACTTCGTCGATGCCGCCCAGTCCGTCGACGCGGGTCACGATGCCGCGGTCCTGATAGCGGGAGACGACGTCGGCCGTCTGCTGCTTGTAGAGGTCCAGCCGGTGCCGGATGACGTCTTCGGTGTCGTCGCTGCGGCCCTCGAGTTCGGCGCGCTTGAGCAGGCGGGCAACCAGTTCGTCGTCGTCGGCGGTGAGCAGCAGCACGGCGTCGAGCTTCTGGCCCTTGCCGGCCAGGATGTCGTCGAGTTCATCGACCTGTGCCACGGTGCGCGGGTAGCCGTCCAGCAGGAAGCCGGGCTCGACGTCGTTGTCCTGCAGCCGGCTGCGGACCATGCTGTTGGTAACGCTGTCCGGAACAAAGTTGCCGGCATCGATGTACTTCTTGGCCTCCACGCCCAGGGGCGTGAGTTCCTTGACGTTGGAGCGGAAGATGTCGCCGGTCGATATTGCCGTGACGCCGAGGCGCTCCGAAATGCGGGCGGCCTGAGTTCCTTTACCGGCACCGGGAGGCCCGATAATGAGCATTCTTGTCATCGCAATAACCCTTCGTAGTGACGTTGCTGGAGCTGTGCGTCAATCTGTTTGACCGTTTCCAGTCCCACACCAACCATGATGAGGATTGACGTTCCGCCGAACGGGAAGTTCTGGTTAGCTCCAACCAACACCAGAGCAATCAGCGGGATCAGGGCGACGAAGCCCAGGTACAGGGCGCCGGGCAGCGTGATCCGTGAGAGCACATACTGCAGGTATTCGGCGGTGGGGCGGCCGGCCCGGATGCCGGGAATGAAGCCGCCGTACTTCTTCATGTTCTCCGAGACCTCGTCCGGGTTGAACGTGATGGAGACGTAGAAGTAGGTGAAGAAGACGATCAGGAGGAAGTACACCAGCATGTACAGCGGGTGGTCGCCGCTGACCAGGTAGTTGTTGATCCAGACCACCCATTCCGGCGGCGTGCCGGTGGCGGGGGTATTGAACTGGGCCAGCAGGCTGGGCAGGTACAGCATGGAGGAAGCGAAGATCACGGGGATCACGCCTGCCATGTTCACCTTGATCGGGATGTAGGTGTTCGTCCCGCCGACGGTGCGCCGGCCGACCATGCGCTTGGCATACTGCACGGGCACGCGCCGCTGCGACTGTTCCACGAAGATCACCAGTGTCACGGTGAGGACACCCACGGCAAGGACGGCCAGGAAGATGGTCCAGCCCTGTGCGGTGAGGATGGCGCCGAGGGCGCTGGGGAAGGAAGCGGCGATGGAGGTGAAGATGAGCAGCGACATGCCGTTGCCCACGCCCTTCTCCGTGACCAGTTCGCCCATCCACATGATGACGCCGGTGCCGGCGGTCAGGGTGATGATGAGCAGGAGGATGGTGACCAGGCTGTCATCGGGGATGACGGGCAGCGCGCACTGGTTGTTGAACAGTGCCCCGGAGCGGGCCAGGGAGACCACTGTGGTGGCGTTGAGCAGGCCAAGCGCAATGGTGAGGTAGCGCGTGTACTGCGTGAGCTTGGACTGGCCCTGCGCTCCTTCTTCATGGAGTGCCTGGAAGTGCGGGATCACCACGCGCAGCAGCTGGACGATGATGCTGGCCGTAATGTACGGCATGATGCCCAGGGCAAAGATGGAAACCTGCAGCAGGGCGCCGCCGCTAAAAAGATTGACGAATTCGTATATGCCACCCGAAGTGGCACCCAGAGCCAAGCACTGCTGCACATTGCCGTAGTCAACACCCGGGGCCGGGATAAAAGCACCCATGCGGAAGATAGTGATGATACCCAGCGTAAACAACAGCTTGCGTCGCAGGTCTGGCGTCCGGAAAGCCCGGCCAATAGCGCTAAGCAAGCGTCCTCCTGAAGTTTGAAAGTCCCATGCGGACTTGTGACAGAAACAGAGTCTAGCCGCTCGGACCCCGTACTGCGTTAACGGCGTACGGGCGGCGGTAGTTGCGTTAAACGAAACTGAACTCCTGCCAGACCGTTCTATCGGTCCGCCAGGAGTTCAGTCACTTCACACGGGGAGTCGCACGCCCCTCCCCCGCCGTCCGCTCAGGGCGTCCGGCGGGGAAAGGAGGCTGATCCGCCACAAGGTTCTAGACCTCGGTGGTGGATCCGCCCGCTGCGGCGATCTTCTCAGCTGCGCTGGCGGAGAAGGCGTTGGCCTGCACATCAACCTTGACGGTGATGTCGCCGGATCCAAGAACCTTCACGGGCTGGTTCTTGCGAACCGCACCCTTGGCAACCAGTGCTTCGATGGTCACGGCGCCGCCTTCGGGGAACAGCTCCGAGATCTTGTCCAGGTTTACAACCTGGAACTCGACCCGGAACGGGTTCTTGAAGCCGCGCAGCTTCGGCAGGCGCATGTGCAGCGGAAGCTGCCCGCCTGCGAAACCGGCCTTGACCTGGTAGCGGGCAGCCGTACCCTTGGTACCGCGGCCTGCCGTCTTACCCTTGGAACCTTCACCGCGGCCTACGCGGGTCTTGGCCGTCTTGGCACCGGGTGCCGGACGCAGGTGATGAACCTTCAGAGCTTTGTTATCTTCGGGCATGTTACTTCGCCTCCTCAACCTTCACGAGGTGCGGAACCGTGTTGATCATGCCAACGGTCACTGCATCGGCAGTACGGACGACGGAGTCGCCGATGTGCTTCAGGCCCAGTGAACGCAGCGTGTCGCGCTGATTCTGCTTACCACCGATGGTGGACTTAATCTGAGTGATTTCCAGCCGTGCCGAGCTAACGGCAACGTTCTTCGGAGTCGACATCAGGCACCTGCCTTCTGCATGTTGCGGAGCATCGCGGCGGGAACAACCTCGTCGAGCGGAAGACCGCGGCGTGCAGCCACAGCCTGGGGCTCTTCGAGACGCTTCAGCGCATCCACCGTGGCGTGCACGATGTTGATGGCGTTGGAGGACCCGAGCGACTTGGACAGCACGTCGTGGATACCGGCGCATTCGAGGATGGCGCGAACCGGACCGCCGGCGATAACGCCGGTACCGGGGGAAGCCGGACGCAGCAGGACAACGCCTGCAGCTGCTTCACCCTGGACGAGGTGCGGAACGGTTCCACCGATGCGGGGGACGCGGAAGAAGGACTTCTTGGCTTCTTCAACGGCCTTCGCGATAGCGGAGGGAACTTCCTTTGCCTTGCCGTAGCCAACGCCGACCATGCCGTTGCCGTCACCGACAACTACGAGGGCGGTGAAGCTGAAGCGACGGCCACCCTTGACCACCTTGGCAACACGGTTGATGGTAACGACGCGTTCAATGAACTTGTCCTTATCATCGTTGCGTCCGCCATCGCGGCCACCGCGGCCACCGCGTTCGCCGCGGCCTCCACGGTCGGAGCGCTGCTCGCCGCGACGTCCGCCGCGGCGGTCGTCGGTACCGGTGGCTGCGGCTTCCTTGGTCTCAGTTGCCTCAGCAGCTGTAGCTTCAGTCACCTGATTTTCCTTTTCCTTGTTTACCTCGGTCACAGTGCCAGCCCACCTTCACGTGCGCCGTCTGCAACTGCAGCAATACGGCCGTGGTAGCGGTTGCCGCCGCGGTCAAAGACAACGGCTTCGACGCCGGCGGCCTTGGACCGCTCAGCGACGAGTTCGCCGACGCGCTTGGCCTTGGCAGTCTTGTCGCCGTCCAGTGCACGCAGATCCGCTTCCATGGTGGAGGCGGATGCCACGGTTACGCCGCGGGTGTCATCGACAACCTGGACGAATACGTGGCGGGAGGAGCGGTTGACCACGAGGCGCGGACGAGCCGTGGTCCCGGAAATCCGCTTGCGGATACGCAGCTGGCGACGGCTGCGGAGGGCAGCCTTGCTCTTGCTGTTTCGCTTCTTATTGATGCTGATGGCCATGGTTACTTACCAGCCTTTCCGACCTTGCGGCGGACAATCTCGCCGGCGTAACGAATACCCTTGCCCTTGTAGGGGTCGGGCTTACGCAGCTTGCGGATGTTGGCGGAAACCTCGCCCACCTGCTGCTTGTCGATACCGGACACGGTGACCTTCGTCGGGCCGACCACGGTAAGCGTGATGCCTTCCGGGGCGGTGACGGGGACCGGGTGGCTGTAGCCCAGGGCGAACTCGAGGTCCGCTCCCTTGGCGACAACGCGGTAACCGGTACCAACGATTTCCAGATCCTTCTTGTAGCCTTCGGTCACACCGGTGATCATGTTGCTGATCAGGGTGCGGGTCAGGCCGTGGAGGGAGCGGGATTCACGCTCGTCGTTCGGGCGGGTAACGGTAATGATGCCGTCTTCCAGGGAAGCCGTGATCGGGCTGGGCACAGTGTGGCTCAGCTCGCCCTTGGCGCCCTTGACGGACACAACGTTTCCGTTGATGGCGATATCTACTCCGGCAGGAACCGGGATGGGCAGACGTCCAATACGTGACATTTTTCTTTCCCTTCCCTGCTACCAGACGTAGGCGAGGACTTCCCCACCTACACCCTTCTTGGCGGCCTGGCGGTCGGTCAGGAGACCTGACGACGTCGACAGGATTGCGATACCCAGACCACCGAGCACGCGCGGCAGGTTGGTGGACTTTGCGTAAACGCGCAGACCGGGCTTGGAGATGCGGCGAACGCCGGCGATGGAACGCTCGCGGTTCGGACCGAACTTGAGGTCCAGGGTCAGCTTCTTGCCGACCTCGGCTTCTTCTTCCTTCCAGCCGGCGATGTAGCCTTCGGCCTTCAGGATGTCAGCAACGCGCGCCTTGAGCTTGCTGTAGGGCATAGACACGGAGTCGTGGTATGCCGAGTTTGCATTGCGCAGACGCGTGAGCATATCTGCGACAGGATCTGTCATTGTCATTTGGGCTCTTGCCCTCCCTCGTAACGGTTTCCTGCAGGATTCCCGTGCGGCGTCGCCTCACGGATGTCCGTCGGACCTGTTACGTAGTAATTAATCTTCGGATTTGAACGGGAAGCCGAGCGCCTTCAGCAGCGCGCGTCCCTCGTCATCGGTCTTTGCAGTGGTAACCACGGTGACGTCCATGCCGCGTACGCGGTCGATCTTGTCCTGATCGATTTCGTGGAACATCGACTGTTCGGTCAGACCGAACGTGTAGTTGCCGTTGCCGTCGAACTGCTTGCCGTTCAGGCCGCGGAAGTCACGGATACGGGGCAGAGCCAGGGTAACCAGGCGGTCCACGAACTCCCACATCCGGTCGCCGCGCAGGGTAACGTGCGCGCCGATCGGCATGCCTTCACGCAGCTTGAACTGCGCGATGGACTTGCGTGCCTTGGTGACCTGGGGCTTCTGGCCCGTGATCTGGGTGAGGTCCCGGACAGCACCGTCAATGAGCTTGGAGTCCTTGGCGGCATCTCCAACACCCATGTTCACGACCACCTTGACGAGGCGGGGAACCTGGTTGACGTTTGCGTAGTTGAATTCGTCCTGCAGGGTCTGCTTGATCTCCGCTGCGTAGCGGGTCTTCAGACGGGGAACGATCTTGGTGACAGTCTCAGTCATTAGAGGTCCTTCCCAGAGCCCTTGGCCACGCGGATACGCACTGTGCGCTCACGGCCATCTTTTTCGACGGTTTCAGTGCGGAAGCCAACACGGGTCGGCTTCTTGGTTTCCGGGTCGACAACGGCGACGTTGGAAACGTGGATCGGGGCTTCAACAACCTCGATGCCGCCGGTCTTGGAACCACGGGAGGACTGGCCAACCTTGGTGTGCTTGGTGACGCGGTTGATGCCTTCAACGAGAACGCGGTTGCTCTCGGGGAAAACCTTCAGAACCTTGCCCTGCTTGCCGCGGTCTCCGCCGCGCTCAGCCTTTGCACCGGTGATGACCTGAACGAGGTCACCCTTCTTGATCTTTGCCATGGACTACAGCACCTCCGGAGCCAGCGAAATGATCTTCATGAACTTCTTGTCGCGAAGTTCGCGGCCGACCGGCCCGAAGATACGGGTACCACGGGGGTCGCCGTCGTTCTTCAAGATCACTGCAGCGTTCTCATCGAACTTGATGTAGGAACCGTCCTGGCGGCGGCGTTCCTTCTTGGTACGGACGATGACGGCCTTGACCACGTCGCCCTTTTTGACGTTGCCGCCGGGAATTGCATCCTTGACGGTGGCAACGATGGTGTCGCCAATGCCTGCGTAGCGACGGCCGGATCCACCGAGAACGCGGATGGTCAAGATTTCCTTGGCACCCGTGTTGTCGGCGACCTTCAGTCGCGACTCCTGCTGAATCACTTATTACTCCTGTCGTCGCGCCGGTTCTCAAATATGAGCCTTGCGGAACGGATATGGGTGGACCCCGTAATACTGGTACTCAACGCCTGCCCGCCGGCCGCACGCCAGTGCGGGCCGCCTTCAAGGCGTCGAACAAGATTATCGGGCTTTTGTCTCATTCGGCGGTGAGGAAACCGGCTCGGAATTCCGGCTCGAACACGGCCGTTCTCCGGGCACACTTCCGCACCACACAGACAAGATTTCAAGTTTATCGCGAAAAGGCCCCGGATGCGAAATCGTAGATGATAACGCGGCCGGGGCCCTTACGCTGTGGACGGGGCCGGCATGTTCTTCACGCTCCGGGGAGCCTGGCGAACACACCGGCGGTCCGGCCGGTATTGCTTACTACTAGGTTACTTGGCCTTTTCGAGGATCTCGACCAGGCGCCACCGCTTGGTAGCGGACAGCGGCCGGGTCTCGGCGATCAGCACGAGGTCACCAATGCCGGCAGCGTTCTGCTCGTCATGGGCCTTGCGCTTCTCGGTCCGGCGAATAACCTTGCCGTAAAGGGCGTGCTTCACGCGGTCTTCAACCTGGACAACGATGGTCTTGTCCATCTTGTCCGAGACCACGTAGCCGCGTGCGGTCTTCCGGTACCCGCGGGCATCGGCGCCGTTTGCGTCAGTTGTCACTGCTGCCTCATTCTTGTTTTCGCTCACTTGGCATCATCCTCAGCGACCTTGGCTTCAGCTTCAGACTCAGTAGCCTTCTTCTTGGACTTCTTCGGTGCCTCGGGTGCTGCTTCCTCAACGGGAGCAACTACCTCGGGACGAATGCCCAGCTCGCGCTCACGCAGCACCGTGTAGATGCGGGCGATATCGCGCTTGACTGCACGCAGACGACCGTGGTTTTCCAGCTGGCCGGTGGCCGACTGGAAGCGGAGGTTGAACAGCTCCTCCTTGGACTTGCGCAGTTCCTCGACGAGACGGTCCTTATCGAAGCCGTCCAGCTGCTCAGTTGTCAGCTCTTTTGATCCAACTGCCATTTCTATTCACCACCCTCGCGACGCACAATGCGTGCCTTCAACGGCAGCTTATGGATCGCCAGGCGCAGGGCCTCACGAGCTACCTCTTCGGAAACACCGGAGAGTTCGAAGAGAACCCGGCCCGGCTTGACGTTTGCAACCCACCACTCCGGAGAACCCTTACCGGAACCCATACGGGTTTCAGCAGGCTTCTTCGTCAGCGGACGGTCCGGGTAGATGTTGATCCAGACCTTGCCGCCACGCTTGATGTGGCGTGTCATGGCAATACGTGCAGCTTCAATCTGGCGGTTGGTGACGTATGCAGGCGTCAGAGCCTGGATACCCCACTCGCCGAAGCTGACGGCAGTGCCGCCGGTTGCAGCGCCGGAGCGACCCGGGTGGTGCTGCTTACGGAACTTGACTCGACGTGGGATAAGCATTTAAGCCTGTCCTCCTTCTGCTGCGGGGGCAGCTGCCTCAGCGGCCGGAGCCTCTGCAGCAGGCGCGGCGGCCTTGTCGCCGCGGTCGTTACGACGACGGCGGTCGCCGCCACGGTCGCCACGGTCGGCGGGGCCGCGGCCCGGACGGTCGTTGGAGCGTCCGCGGGACGGTGCAGCAGCCTGCTGTGCAGCCAGTTCCTTAGCGGTGACGTCGCCCTTGTAGATCCAGACCTTCACGCCGATGCGGCCGAAGGTGGTCTTGGCTTCGAAGAAACCGTAGTCGATCTGCGCGCGGAGGGTGTGCAGGGGCACACGGCCTTCGCGGTAGAACTCCGAACGGCTCATTTCAGCGCCGCCCAGACGGCCGGAGCACTGGATACGGATACCCTTTGCACCTGCACGCTGTGCGGACTGGATGGCCTTCTTCATCGCACGGCGGAAAGCCACGCGGGAAGAGAGCTGCTCAGCAACACCCTGGGCAACAAGCTGTGCTTCCATCTCGGGGTTCTTGACCTCAAGGATGTTCAGCTGAACCTGCTTGCCGGTGAGCTTTTCGAGCTCGCCGCGGATGCGGTCAGCTTCGGCGCCGCGGCGACCGATCACGATGCCCGGACGTGCGGTGTGGATATCCACACGAACACGGTCACGGGTGCGCTCGATCTCAACCTTGGCGATGCCGGCGCGATCCATGCCGGTGGACATCAGCTGACGGATCTTGATGTCCTCGCGGACAAAGTCCTTGTAACGCTGGCCCGGCTTGTTGCTGTCAGCAAACCAGTGCGATACGTGGTCAGTGGTGATGCCGAGTCGGAACCCGTGCGGGTTTACCTTCTGTCCCACTTAGCGTTCCTCCTCGATCGTAGGGGTTGCGACTACCACGGTGACGTGGCTGGTCCGCTTGTTGATGCGGTAGGCGCGGCCCTGGGCCCGCGGCTGGAACCGCTTCATGGTGGGTCCTTCGTCAACGAATGCTTCGCTGATGAAGAGGTCACCTTCGTCGAAGGCCACGCCGTCACGGTCCGCGAGGACACGTGCATTGGCCATAGCCGACTGAACTACCTTAAGTACCGGCTCCGAAGCTGCCTGGGGGGCAAACTTCAGAATTGCCAGAGCCTCATTCGCTTGCTTGCCACGAACAAGGTTGACGACGCGCCGGGCCTTCATAGGCGTTACGCGGATATGACGCGCAATTGCCTTGGCTTCCATTGCTTTCCTTCTCTCGTCTTCTGCCGAAAGAGCAGCGCCTAGCGGCGCTTGCCCTTGCGGTCGTCCTTCACATGGCCGCGGAATGTCCGCGTCAGAGCGAATTCGCCGAGCTTGTGCCCGACCATCGACTCGGTGACAAACACCGGAATGTGCTTACGTCCGTCGTGTACGGCGATCGTGTGCCCGAGCATGTCGGGGATGATCATCGAACGGCGGGACCACGTCTTGATGACGTTCTTGGTGCCCTTTTCGTTTTCGGCCGCTACCTTGAGAAACAGGTGCTGGTCGACGAAGGGGCCTTTCTTCAGGCTGCGTGGCATGTTTCCAGGCTCCTATCGCTTGTTCTTGCCGGAACGACGGCGACGCACAATGAGGTTGTCGCTCTCTTTATTGGGGCGGCGGGTGCGGCCTTCGCGCTTACCGTTCGGGTTGACCGGGTGGCGTCCACCGGAGGTCTTACCTTCACCACCACCGTGCGGGTGGTCAACCGGGTTCATGGCGACACCGCGGACGGTCGGGCGTACGCCCTTCCAGCGCATACGGCCGGCCTTGCCCCAGTTGATGTTGGACTGCTCGGCGTTGCCAACCTCGCCAATGGTGGCGCGGCAGCGAACGTCAACATTGCGGATTTCTCCGGAGGGCAGACGCAGCTGGGCGAAACGGCCTTCCTTGGCAACGAGCTGAACAGATGCACCGGCGGAGCGGGCCATCTTGGCGCCGCCACCCGGACGCAGTTCAACTGCGTGGATGGTGGTACCCACGGGGATGTTGCGCAGCGGCAGGTTGTTGCCGGGCTTGATGTCAGCCCCGGCGCCGGCCTCTACGAAATCGCCCTGCTTGAGCTTGTTCGGAGCAATGATGTAACGCTTGGTGCCATCAACGTAGTGCAGCAGCGCAATGCGGGCGGTACGGTTCGGATCGTATTCGATCTCGGCAACGCGAGCGTTGACGCCGTCCTTGTCGTGGCGACGGAAGTCGATCAGACGGTACTGACGCTTGTGTCCACCACCCTTGTGCCTGGTCGTGATCTTACCGGTGTTGTTACGGCCGCCCTTCTTGGGCAGCGGACGTACCAACGACTTTTCCGGCGTCGACCGCGTGATTTCGGTGAAGTCGGCTACGCTCGAGCCGCGACGGCCCGGGGTAGTCGGCTTGTATTTACGGATTCCCATTATTTATTCCTCGTTAAAGTGGTCTCCGCCCTAGCTGAGCGGACCGCCGAAGATGTCGATTGTGCCGTCCTTGAGGGTGACAATGGCGCGCTTGGTGCTCTTGCGCTGTCCCCATCCGAACTTGGTGCGCTTACGCTTACCGGCACGGTTGATGGTGTTGATCGAGTCGACCTTGACGGAGAAAATCTTCTCCACGGCCAGCTTGATCTCGGTCTTGTTCGAGCGGGGGTCGACCAGGAAGGTGTACTTACCTTCGTCGATCAGGCCGTAGCTCTTTTCCGAGACGACGGGTGCAAGCACTACGTCGCGCGGGTCCTTAGCGGTGGTCGCGCTCACTTGGCGTCCTCCTTGACAGTGTTCTTGCCAACGAACTCGTCGTAGGCAGCCTTGGTGAAGACCACGTCGTCGGATACCAGCACGTCGTAGGTGTTCAGCTGATCTACGTAGATCACGTGAACTTCCGGGACGTTGCGCACGGACAGTGCAGCAACATCGTTGGCGCGCTCGATAACAACGAGCAGGTTCTTGCGGTCGGAGACCGAACGCAGGGCGCTCAGTGCATCCTTGGTGGACGGCGTGGTGCCGGCAACCAGGGTCTCGAGGACGTGGATACGGCCGTTGCGTGCCCGGTCGGACAGGGCGCCGCGCAGTGCAGCAGCCTTCATCTTCTTGGGGGTGCGCTGGCTGTAATCGCGAGGCGTCGGTCCGTGGACCACGCCGCCGCCGGTCATGTGAGGCGCACGGATGGAGCCCTGACGAGCCCGGCCGGTGCCCTTCTGCTTGAACGGCTTGCGGCCTGCACCGCTCACCTCGGCGCGGGTCTTCGTCTTGTGCGTACCCTGGCGGGCGGCTGCAAGCTGAGCAACTACCACCTGGTGGAGCAGCGGTACGTTCGTCTGAACGTCGAAGATCTCTGCGGGGAATTCAACAGTGGTTTCGTTAGCCATGAGACTAAGCTCCCTTCACGGCGGTGCGTACGAGGACGACCTGGCCGCGGGCGCCGGGAACGGCACCCTTGATCAGCAGGAGCGACTTCTCGGCGTCCACACCGTGAACCGTGAGGTTCATCGTGGTGTGACGGACGGCGCCCATACGGCCAGCCATCCGAACGCCCTTGAAGACGCGGCCCGGGGTGGATGCGCCACCGATGGAACCCGGCTTACGGTGGTTCTTGTGTGCACCGTGGGAGGCACCGACGCCGTGGAAGCCGTGACGCTTCATGACACCGGCAAAGCCCTTGCCCTTGGAGGTTCCGACGACGTCGACCTTCTGGCCGGCTTCGAAAATCTCAACAGAGAGTTCCTGGCCCAGCTCGTAGGTGTCGGCGTCTGCGGTACGCAGTTCAACTACGTGGCGGCGCGGCGTAACGCCGGCCTTTTCAAAGTGGCCGGCCAGCGGCTTGGTCACCTTGCGCGGGTCGATCTGGCCGTAGCCGATCTGAACGGCGGTGTAGCCGTCCTTTTCCGCGTTGCGCAGCTGCGTGATGACGTTGGAGTCAGCCTGGACGACGGTTACGGGGATGAGCTTGTTGTTCTCGTCCCAAACCTGGGTCATGCCGAGCTTGGTGCCCAGCAGTC from Arthrobacter zhangbolii includes the following:
- the rpmJ gene encoding 50S ribosomal protein L36, producing MKVQPSVKQICDKCKVIRRNGRVMVICENPRHKQRQG
- the infA gene encoding translation initiation factor IF-1 encodes the protein MAKKDGVIEIEGSVNEALPNAMFRVELANGHIVLAHISGKMRQHYIRILPGDRVVVELSPYDLTRGRIVYRYK
- the map gene encoding type I methionyl aminopeptidase; the encoded protein is MFGQPRIQYKTNEQMRIMREAGLVLISALDAAVKSAEVGVSTREIDAVFAGVLKEAGATSNFLGYYDYPATVCTSVNEEVVHGIPGDRVLQEGDIISIDGGAVVRGWHSDSARTVIVGTPDPEDQRLSDVTENAMWHGIAAAAKGKFVGDIGAAVDDYVSSVPGKRLGILEDYVGHGIGTEMHQAPDVLNYRTSHRGPKLRPGLCLAIEPMLVRGGIETKTLEDDWTVITVDGSRSSQWEHSVAIHEKGIWVLTAPDGGASRLEPLGVTPVPIP
- a CDS encoding adenylate kinase: MTRMLIIGPPGAGKGTQAARISERLGVTAISTGDIFRSNVKELTPLGVEAKKYIDAGNFVPDSVTNSMVRSRLQDNDVEPGFLLDGYPRTVAQVDELDDILAGKGQKLDAVLLLTADDDELVARLLKRAELEGRSDDTEDVIRHRLDLYKQQTADVVSRYQDRGIVTRVDGLGGIDEVTERVMEALKDLR
- the secY gene encoding preprotein translocase subunit SecY, whose product is MLSAIGRAFRTPDLRRKLLFTLGIITIFRMGAFIPAPGVDYGNVQQCLALGATSGGIYEFVNLFSGGALLQVSIFALGIMPYITASIIVQLLRVVIPHFQALHEEGAQGQSKLTQYTRYLTIALGLLNATTVVSLARSGALFNNQCALPVIPDDSLVTILLLIITLTAGTGVIMWMGELVTEKGVGNGMSLLIFTSIAASFPSALGAILTAQGWTIFLAVLAVGVLTVTLVIFVEQSQRRVPVQYAKRMVGRRTVGGTNTYIPIKVNMAGVIPVIFASSMLYLPSLLAQFNTPATGTPPEWVVWINNYLVSGDHPLYMLVYFLLIVFFTYFYVSITFNPDEVSENMKKYGGFIPGIRAGRPTAEYLQYVLSRITLPGALYLGFVALIPLIALVLVGANQNFPFGGTSILIMVGVGLETVKQIDAQLQQRHYEGLLR
- the rplO gene encoding 50S ribosomal protein L15, whose product is MPEDNKALKVHHLRPAPGAKTAKTRVGRGEGSKGKTAGRGTKGTAARYQVKAGFAGGQLPLHMRLPKLRGFKNPFRVEFQVVNLDKISELFPEGGAVTIEALVAKGAVRKNQPVKVLGSGDITVKVDVQANAFSASAAEKIAAAGGSTTEV
- the rpmD gene encoding 50S ribosomal protein L30; this encodes MSTPKNVAVSSARLEITQIKSTIGGKQNQRDTLRSLGLKHIGDSVVRTADAVTVGMINTVPHLVKVEEAK
- the rpsE gene encoding 30S ribosomal protein S5, encoding MTEATAAEATETKEAAATGTDDRRGGRRGEQRSDRGGRGERGGRGGRDGGRNDDKDKFIERVVTINRVAKVVKGGRRFSFTALVVVGDGNGMVGVGYGKAKEVPSAIAKAVEEAKKSFFRVPRIGGTVPHLVQGEAAAGVVLLRPASPGTGVIAGGPVRAILECAGIHDVLSKSLGSSNAINIVHATVDALKRLEEPQAVAARRGLPLDEVVPAAMLRNMQKAGA
- the rplR gene encoding 50S ribosomal protein L18; the encoded protein is MAISINKKRNSKSKAALRSRRQLRIRKRISGTTARPRLVVNRSSRHVFVQVVDDTRGVTVASASTMEADLRALDGDKTAKAKRVGELVAERSKAAGVEAVVFDRGGNRYHGRIAAVADGAREGGLAL
- the rplF gene encoding 50S ribosomal protein L6; the protein is MSRIGRLPIPVPAGVDIAINGNVVSVKGAKGELSHTVPSPITASLEDGIITVTRPNDERESRSLHGLTRTLISNMITGVTEGYKKDLEIVGTGYRVVAKGADLEFALGYSHPVPVTAPEGITLTVVGPTKVTVSGIDKQQVGEVSANIRKLRKPDPYKGKGIRYAGEIVRRKVGKAGK
- the rpsH gene encoding 30S ribosomal protein S8; this encodes MTMTDPVADMLTRLRNANSAYHDSVSMPYSKLKARVADILKAEGYIAGWKEEEAEVGKKLTLDLKFGPNRERSIAGVRRISKPGLRVYAKSTNLPRVLGGLGIAILSTSSGLLTDRQAAKKGVGGEVLAYVW